Proteins from a single region of Bos javanicus breed banteng chromosome 7, ARS-OSU_banteng_1.0, whole genome shotgun sequence:
- the MATR3 gene encoding matrin-3 isoform X1, whose amino-acid sequence MSKSFQQSSLGRDSQGHGRDLSAAGIGLLAAATQSLSMPASLGRMNQGTARLASLMNLGMSSSLNQQGAHSALSSASTSSHNLQSIFNIGSRGPLPLSSQHRGDADQASNILASFGLSARDLDELSRYPEDKITPENLPQILLQLKRRRTEEGPTLSYGRDGRSATREPPYRVPRDDWEEKRHFRRDSFDDRGPSLNPVLDYDHGSRSQESGYYDRMDYEDDRLRDGERCRDDSFFGETSHNYHKFDSEYERMGRGPGPLQERSLFEKKRGAPPSSNIEDFHGLLPKGYPHLCSICDLPVHSNKEWSQHINGASHSRRCQLLLEIYPEWNPDTDTGHTMGDPFMLQQSTNPAPGILGPPPPSFHLGGPAVGPRGNLGAGNGNLQGPRHMQKGRVETSRVVHIMDFQRGKNLRYQLLQLVEPFGVISNHLILNKINEAFIEMATTEDAQAAVDYYTTTPALVFGKPVRVHLSQKYKRIKKPEGKPDQKFDQKQELGRVIHLSNLPHSGYSDSAVLKLAEPYGKIKNYILMRMKSQAFIEMETREDAMAMVDHCLKKALWFQGRCVKVDLSEKYKKLVLRIPNRGIDLLKKDKSRKRSYSPDGKESPSDKKSKTDGSQKTESTAEGKEQEEKSGEDGEKDTKDDQAEQEPNMLLESEDELLVDEEEAAALLESGSSVGDETDLANLGDVASDGKKEPSDKAVKKDANASASGAAKKKLKKRRFPGNMEGFVTLDEVGDEEDSELQKLRKSGMAFKSGDKNDDGLVEIKVDKIEELDQENEAALENGIKNEENTEPGAESAENADDPNKDTSENADGQSDENKEDYTIPDEYRIGPYQPNVPVGIDYVIPKTGFYCKLCSLFYTNEEVAKNTHCSSLPHYQKLKKFLNKLAEERRQKKEV is encoded by the exons ATGTCCAAGTCATTCCAGCAGTCATCTCTCGGTAGGGACTCACAGGGTCATGGGCGTGACCTGTCTGCAGCAGGAATAggccttcttgctgctgctacccAGTCTTTAAGTATGCCAGCATCTCTTGGAAGGATGAACCAGGGTACTGCACGCCTTGCTAGTTTAATGAATCTTGGAATGAGTTCTTCATTGAATCAACAAGGAGCTCATAGTGCACTGTCTTCTGCTAGTACTTCTTCCCATAATTTGCAGTCTATATTTAACATTGGAAGTAGAGGTCCGCTCCCTTTGTCTTCTCAACACCGTGGAGATGCAGACCAGGCCAGTAACATTTTGGCCAGCTTTGGTCTGTCTGCTAGAGACTTAGATGAACTGAGTCGTTATCCAGAGGACAAGATTACTCCTGAGAATTTGCCCCAGATCCTTCTGCAGCTTAAAAGGAGGAGAACTGAAGAAGGCCCTACATTGAGTTATGGTAGAGATGGCAGATCTGCTACACGGGAGCCACCATACAGAGTACCTAGGGACGATTGGGAAGAAAAAAGGCACTTTAGAAGAGATAGTTTTGATGATCGTGGTCCTAGTCTCAACCCAGTGCTTGATTATGACCATGGAAGTCGTTCTCAAGAATCTGGTTATTATGACAGAATGGATTATGAAGATGACAGATTAAGAGATGGAGAAAGGTGTAGGGATGATTCTTTTTTTGGTGAGACATCGCATAACTATCATAAATTTGACAGTGAGTATGAGAGAATGGGACGTGGTCCTGGCCCCTTACAAGAGAGATCTCTCTTTGAGAAAAAGAGGGGCGCTCCTCCAAGTAGCAATATTGAAGACTTCCATGGACTCTTACCGAAGGGTTATCCCCATCTGTGCTCTATATGTGATTTGCCAGTTCATTCTAATAAG GAGTGGAGTCAACATATCAATGGAGCAAGTCACAGTCGTCGATGCCAGCTTCTTCTTGAAAT CTACCCAGAATGGAATCCTGACACTGATACAGGACATACAAT GGGTGATCCATTCATGTTGCAGCAGTCTACAAACCCAGCACCAGGAATTCTGGGACCTCCACCCCCATCATTTCATCTTGGGGGACCAGCAGTTGGACCAAGAGGAAATCTGG GTGCTGGAAATGGAAACCTGCAAGGACCAAGACACATGCAGAAAGGCAGAGTG GAAACTAGCCGAGTTGTTCACATCATGGATTTCCAGCGAGGGAAAAACTTGAGATATCAACTATTACAACTGGTGGAACCATTTGGAGTTATTTCAAATCATcttattctaaataaaattaatgag gcATTTATTGAAATGGCAACCACAGAAGATGCTCAGGCTGCAGTGGATTATTACACAACCACCCCAGCATTAGTATTTGGCAAGCCAGTGAGAGTTCATTTATCCCAGAAGTATAAGAGAATAAAG AAACCTGAGGGGAAGCCAGACCAGAAGTTTGATCAAAAACAAGAGCTTGGACGAGTGATACATCTCAGCAACTTACCTCATTCTGGCTATTCTGACAGTGCTGTCCTCAAGCTTGCTGAGCCTtatgggaaaataaagaattatataCTGATGAGGATGAAAAGTCAG GCCTTTATTGAGATGGAGACCAGAGAAGATGCAATGGCAATGGTTGACCACTGTTTGAAAAAGGCCCTTTGGTTTCAAGGGAGATGTGTAAAAGTTGACCtgtctgaaaaatacaaaaaattggTACTCAGG ATTCCCAACAGAGGCATTGACTTACTCAAAAAAGATAAATCCCG GAAAAGATCTTACTCtccagatggcaaagaatctccaAGTGATAAGAAATCCAAAACTGATGGTTCTCAGAAGACTGAAAGTACTGCTGAAGGTAAAGAACAAGAAGAGAAGTCAGGTGAAGATGGTGAAAAAGATACAAAGGATGACCAGGCAGAACAAGAGCCTAACATGCTTCTTGAATCTGAAGATGAGCTACTTGTAGATGAAGAAGAAGCAGCAGCACTGCTAGAAAGTGGCAGTTCAGTGGGAGATGAAACAGATCTTGCTAATTTAGGGGATGTGGCATCTGATGGGAAAAAAGAACCTTCAGACAAAGCTGTGAAAAAAGATGCAAATGCCAGTGCTTCTGGAGCTGCAAAGAAAAAGcttaaaaag CGTCGTTTCCCAGGGAATATGGAAGGTTTTGTCACTCTAGATGAGGTTGGTGATGAGGAAGATTCGGAACTTCAGAAACTTCGTAAATCGGGCATGGCATTTAAATCTGGTGACAAAAATGATGATGGTTTGGTTGAAATTAAGGTGGACAAGATCGAGGAACTTGACCAAGAAAATGAAGCAGCGTTggaaaatggaattaaaaatgaggaaaatacagAGCCAGGTGCTGAATCTGCTGAGAATGCTGATGATCCCAACAAAGATACAAGtgaaaatgcagatggccaaagtgATGAAAACAAGGAGGACTATACAATCCCAGATGAGTATAGAATTGGACCATATCAACCCAATGTTCCTGTTG GTATAGACTATGTGATACCTAAAACAGGGTTTTACTGTAAGCTGTGTTCACTCTTTTATACAAATGAAGAAGTTGCAAAGAATACTCATTGCAGCAGCCTTCCTCATTATCAGAAATTAAAG aaatttcTGAATAAATTGGCAGAGGAACGCAGGCAGAAGAAGGAAGTTTGA
- the MATR3 gene encoding matrin-3 isoform X3, with the protein MSKSFQQSSLGRDSQGHGRDLSAAGIGLLAAATQSLSMPASLGRMNQGTARLASLMNLGMSSSLNQQGAHSALSSASTSSHNLQSIFNIGSRGPLPLSSQHRGDADQASNILASFGLSARDLDELSRYPEDKITPENLPQILLQLKRRRTEEGPTLSYGRDGRSATREPPYRVPRDDWEEKRHFRRDSFDDRGPSLNPVLDYDHGSRSQESGYYDRMDYEDDRLRDGERCRDDSFFGETSHNYHKFDSEYERMGRGPGPLQERSLFEKKRGAPPSSNIEDFHGLLPKGYPHLCSICDLPVHSNKEWSQHINGASHSRRCQLLLEIYPEWNPDTDTGHTMGDPFMLQQSTNPAPGILGPPPPSFHLGGPAVGPRGNLGAGNGNLQGPRHMQKGRVETSRVVHIMDFQRGKNLRYQLLQLVEPFGVISNHLILNKINEAFIEMATTEDAQAAVDYYTTTPALVFGKPVRVHLSQKYKRIKKPEGKPDQKFDQKQELGRVIHLSNLPHSGYSDSAVLKLAEPYGKIKNYILMRMKSQAFIEMETREDAMAMVDHCLKKALWFQGRCVKVDLSEKYKKLVLRIPNRGIDLLKKDKSRKRSYSPDGKESPSDKKSKTDGSQKTESTAEGKEQEEKSGEDGEKDTKDDQAEQEPNMLLESEDELLVDEEEAAALLESGSSVGDETDLANLGDVASDGKKEPSDKAVKKDANASASGAAKKKLKKVDKIEELDQENEAALENGIKNEENTEPGAESAENADDPNKDTSENADGQSDENKEDYTIPDEYRIGPYQPNVPVEISE; encoded by the exons ATGTCCAAGTCATTCCAGCAGTCATCTCTCGGTAGGGACTCACAGGGTCATGGGCGTGACCTGTCTGCAGCAGGAATAggccttcttgctgctgctacccAGTCTTTAAGTATGCCAGCATCTCTTGGAAGGATGAACCAGGGTACTGCACGCCTTGCTAGTTTAATGAATCTTGGAATGAGTTCTTCATTGAATCAACAAGGAGCTCATAGTGCACTGTCTTCTGCTAGTACTTCTTCCCATAATTTGCAGTCTATATTTAACATTGGAAGTAGAGGTCCGCTCCCTTTGTCTTCTCAACACCGTGGAGATGCAGACCAGGCCAGTAACATTTTGGCCAGCTTTGGTCTGTCTGCTAGAGACTTAGATGAACTGAGTCGTTATCCAGAGGACAAGATTACTCCTGAGAATTTGCCCCAGATCCTTCTGCAGCTTAAAAGGAGGAGAACTGAAGAAGGCCCTACATTGAGTTATGGTAGAGATGGCAGATCTGCTACACGGGAGCCACCATACAGAGTACCTAGGGACGATTGGGAAGAAAAAAGGCACTTTAGAAGAGATAGTTTTGATGATCGTGGTCCTAGTCTCAACCCAGTGCTTGATTATGACCATGGAAGTCGTTCTCAAGAATCTGGTTATTATGACAGAATGGATTATGAAGATGACAGATTAAGAGATGGAGAAAGGTGTAGGGATGATTCTTTTTTTGGTGAGACATCGCATAACTATCATAAATTTGACAGTGAGTATGAGAGAATGGGACGTGGTCCTGGCCCCTTACAAGAGAGATCTCTCTTTGAGAAAAAGAGGGGCGCTCCTCCAAGTAGCAATATTGAAGACTTCCATGGACTCTTACCGAAGGGTTATCCCCATCTGTGCTCTATATGTGATTTGCCAGTTCATTCTAATAAG GAGTGGAGTCAACATATCAATGGAGCAAGTCACAGTCGTCGATGCCAGCTTCTTCTTGAAAT CTACCCAGAATGGAATCCTGACACTGATACAGGACATACAAT GGGTGATCCATTCATGTTGCAGCAGTCTACAAACCCAGCACCAGGAATTCTGGGACCTCCACCCCCATCATTTCATCTTGGGGGACCAGCAGTTGGACCAAGAGGAAATCTGG GTGCTGGAAATGGAAACCTGCAAGGACCAAGACACATGCAGAAAGGCAGAGTG GAAACTAGCCGAGTTGTTCACATCATGGATTTCCAGCGAGGGAAAAACTTGAGATATCAACTATTACAACTGGTGGAACCATTTGGAGTTATTTCAAATCATcttattctaaataaaattaatgag gcATTTATTGAAATGGCAACCACAGAAGATGCTCAGGCTGCAGTGGATTATTACACAACCACCCCAGCATTAGTATTTGGCAAGCCAGTGAGAGTTCATTTATCCCAGAAGTATAAGAGAATAAAG AAACCTGAGGGGAAGCCAGACCAGAAGTTTGATCAAAAACAAGAGCTTGGACGAGTGATACATCTCAGCAACTTACCTCATTCTGGCTATTCTGACAGTGCTGTCCTCAAGCTTGCTGAGCCTtatgggaaaataaagaattatataCTGATGAGGATGAAAAGTCAG GCCTTTATTGAGATGGAGACCAGAGAAGATGCAATGGCAATGGTTGACCACTGTTTGAAAAAGGCCCTTTGGTTTCAAGGGAGATGTGTAAAAGTTGACCtgtctgaaaaatacaaaaaattggTACTCAGG ATTCCCAACAGAGGCATTGACTTACTCAAAAAAGATAAATCCCG GAAAAGATCTTACTCtccagatggcaaagaatctccaAGTGATAAGAAATCCAAAACTGATGGTTCTCAGAAGACTGAAAGTACTGCTGAAGGTAAAGAACAAGAAGAGAAGTCAGGTGAAGATGGTGAAAAAGATACAAAGGATGACCAGGCAGAACAAGAGCCTAACATGCTTCTTGAATCTGAAGATGAGCTACTTGTAGATGAAGAAGAAGCAGCAGCACTGCTAGAAAGTGGCAGTTCAGTGGGAGATGAAACAGATCTTGCTAATTTAGGGGATGTGGCATCTGATGGGAAAAAAGAACCTTCAGACAAAGCTGTGAAAAAAGATGCAAATGCCAGTGCTTCTGGAGCTGCAAAGAAAAAGcttaaaaag GTGGACAAGATCGAGGAACTTGACCAAGAAAATGAAGCAGCGTTggaaaatggaattaaaaatgaggaaaatacagAGCCAGGTGCTGAATCTGCTGAGAATGCTGATGATCCCAACAAAGATACAAGtgaaaatgcagatggccaaagtgATGAAAACAAGGAGGACTATACAATCCCAGATGAGTATAGAATTGGACCATATCAACCCAATGTTCCTGTTG aaatttcTGAATAA
- the MATR3 gene encoding matrin-3 isoform X4 yields MSKSFQQSSLGRDSQGHGRDLSAAGIGLLAAATQSLSMPASLGRMNQGTARLASLMNLGMSSSLNQQGAHSALSSASTSSHNLQSIFNIGSRGPLPLSSQHRGDADQASNILASFGLSARDLDELSRYPEDKITPENLPQILLQLKRRRTEEGPTLSYGRDGRSATREPPYRVPRDDWEEKRHFRRDSFDDRGPSLNPVLDYDHGSRSQESGYYDRMDYEDDRLRDGERCRDDSFFGETSHNYHKFDSEYERMGRGPGPLQERSLFEKKRGAPPSSNIEDFHGLLPKGYPHLCSICDLPVHSNKEWSQHINGASHSRRCQLLLEIYPEWNPDTDTGHTMGDPFMLQQSTNPAPGILGPPPPSFHLGGPAVGPRGNLGAGNGNLQGPRHMQKGRVETSRVVHIMDFQRGKNLRYQLLQLVEPFGVISNHLILNKINEAFIEMATTEDAQAAVDYYTTTPALVFGKPVRVHLSQKYKRIKKPEGKPDQKFDQKQELGRVIHLSNLPHSGYSDSAVLKLAEPYGKIKNYILMRMKSQAFIEMETREDAMAMVDHCLKKALWFQGRCVKVDLSEKYKKLVLRIPNRGIDLLKKDKSRKRSYSPDGKESPSDKKSKTDGSQKTESTAEGKEQEEKSGEDGEKDTKDDQAEQEPNMLLESEDELLVDEEEAAALLESGSSVGDETDLANLGDVASDGKKEPSDKAVKKDANASASGAAKKKLKKVDKIEELDQENEAALENGIKNEENTEPGAESAENADDPNKDTSENADGQSDENKEDYTIPDEYRIGPYQPNVPVGIDYVIPKTGFYCKLCSLFYTNEEVAKNTHCSSLPHYQKLKKFLNKLAEERRQKKEV; encoded by the exons ATGTCCAAGTCATTCCAGCAGTCATCTCTCGGTAGGGACTCACAGGGTCATGGGCGTGACCTGTCTGCAGCAGGAATAggccttcttgctgctgctacccAGTCTTTAAGTATGCCAGCATCTCTTGGAAGGATGAACCAGGGTACTGCACGCCTTGCTAGTTTAATGAATCTTGGAATGAGTTCTTCATTGAATCAACAAGGAGCTCATAGTGCACTGTCTTCTGCTAGTACTTCTTCCCATAATTTGCAGTCTATATTTAACATTGGAAGTAGAGGTCCGCTCCCTTTGTCTTCTCAACACCGTGGAGATGCAGACCAGGCCAGTAACATTTTGGCCAGCTTTGGTCTGTCTGCTAGAGACTTAGATGAACTGAGTCGTTATCCAGAGGACAAGATTACTCCTGAGAATTTGCCCCAGATCCTTCTGCAGCTTAAAAGGAGGAGAACTGAAGAAGGCCCTACATTGAGTTATGGTAGAGATGGCAGATCTGCTACACGGGAGCCACCATACAGAGTACCTAGGGACGATTGGGAAGAAAAAAGGCACTTTAGAAGAGATAGTTTTGATGATCGTGGTCCTAGTCTCAACCCAGTGCTTGATTATGACCATGGAAGTCGTTCTCAAGAATCTGGTTATTATGACAGAATGGATTATGAAGATGACAGATTAAGAGATGGAGAAAGGTGTAGGGATGATTCTTTTTTTGGTGAGACATCGCATAACTATCATAAATTTGACAGTGAGTATGAGAGAATGGGACGTGGTCCTGGCCCCTTACAAGAGAGATCTCTCTTTGAGAAAAAGAGGGGCGCTCCTCCAAGTAGCAATATTGAAGACTTCCATGGACTCTTACCGAAGGGTTATCCCCATCTGTGCTCTATATGTGATTTGCCAGTTCATTCTAATAAG GAGTGGAGTCAACATATCAATGGAGCAAGTCACAGTCGTCGATGCCAGCTTCTTCTTGAAAT CTACCCAGAATGGAATCCTGACACTGATACAGGACATACAAT GGGTGATCCATTCATGTTGCAGCAGTCTACAAACCCAGCACCAGGAATTCTGGGACCTCCACCCCCATCATTTCATCTTGGGGGACCAGCAGTTGGACCAAGAGGAAATCTGG GTGCTGGAAATGGAAACCTGCAAGGACCAAGACACATGCAGAAAGGCAGAGTG GAAACTAGCCGAGTTGTTCACATCATGGATTTCCAGCGAGGGAAAAACTTGAGATATCAACTATTACAACTGGTGGAACCATTTGGAGTTATTTCAAATCATcttattctaaataaaattaatgag gcATTTATTGAAATGGCAACCACAGAAGATGCTCAGGCTGCAGTGGATTATTACACAACCACCCCAGCATTAGTATTTGGCAAGCCAGTGAGAGTTCATTTATCCCAGAAGTATAAGAGAATAAAG AAACCTGAGGGGAAGCCAGACCAGAAGTTTGATCAAAAACAAGAGCTTGGACGAGTGATACATCTCAGCAACTTACCTCATTCTGGCTATTCTGACAGTGCTGTCCTCAAGCTTGCTGAGCCTtatgggaaaataaagaattatataCTGATGAGGATGAAAAGTCAG GCCTTTATTGAGATGGAGACCAGAGAAGATGCAATGGCAATGGTTGACCACTGTTTGAAAAAGGCCCTTTGGTTTCAAGGGAGATGTGTAAAAGTTGACCtgtctgaaaaatacaaaaaattggTACTCAGG ATTCCCAACAGAGGCATTGACTTACTCAAAAAAGATAAATCCCG GAAAAGATCTTACTCtccagatggcaaagaatctccaAGTGATAAGAAATCCAAAACTGATGGTTCTCAGAAGACTGAAAGTACTGCTGAAGGTAAAGAACAAGAAGAGAAGTCAGGTGAAGATGGTGAAAAAGATACAAAGGATGACCAGGCAGAACAAGAGCCTAACATGCTTCTTGAATCTGAAGATGAGCTACTTGTAGATGAAGAAGAAGCAGCAGCACTGCTAGAAAGTGGCAGTTCAGTGGGAGATGAAACAGATCTTGCTAATTTAGGGGATGTGGCATCTGATGGGAAAAAAGAACCTTCAGACAAAGCTGTGAAAAAAGATGCAAATGCCAGTGCTTCTGGAGCTGCAAAGAAAAAGcttaaaaag GTGGACAAGATCGAGGAACTTGACCAAGAAAATGAAGCAGCGTTggaaaatggaattaaaaatgaggaaaatacagAGCCAGGTGCTGAATCTGCTGAGAATGCTGATGATCCCAACAAAGATACAAGtgaaaatgcagatggccaaagtgATGAAAACAAGGAGGACTATACAATCCCAGATGAGTATAGAATTGGACCATATCAACCCAATGTTCCTGTTG GTATAGACTATGTGATACCTAAAACAGGGTTTTACTGTAAGCTGTGTTCACTCTTTTATACAAATGAAGAAGTTGCAAAGAATACTCATTGCAGCAGCCTTCCTCATTATCAGAAATTAAAG aaatttcTGAATAAATTGGCAGAGGAACGCAGGCAGAAGAAGGAAGTTTGA
- the MATR3 gene encoding matrin-3 isoform X2 yields the protein MSKSFQQSSLGRDSQGHGRDLSAAGIGLLAAATQSLSMPASLGRMNQGTARLASLMNLGMSSSLNQQGAHSALSSASTSSHNLQSIFNIGSRGPLPLSSQHRGDADQASNILASFGLSARDLDELSRYPEDKITPENLPQILLQLKRRRTEEGPTLSYGRDGRSATREPPYRVPRDDWEEKRHFRRDSFDDRGPSLNPVLDYDHGSRSQESGYYDRMDYEDDRLRDGERCRDDSFFGETSHNYHKFDSEYERMGRGPGPLQERSLFEKKRGAPPSSNIEDFHGLLPKGYPHLCSICDLPVHSNKEWSQHINGASHSRRCQLLLEIYPEWNPDTDTGHTMGDPFMLQQSTNPAPGILGPPPPSFHLGGPAVGPRGNLGAGNGNLQGPRHMQKGRVETSRVVHIMDFQRGKNLRYQLLQLVEPFGVISNHLILNKINEAFIEMATTEDAQAAVDYYTTTPALVFGKPVRVHLSQKYKRIKKPEGKPDQKFDQKQELGRVIHLSNLPHSGYSDSAVLKLAEPYGKIKNYILMRMKSQAFIEMETREDAMAMVDHCLKKALWFQGRCVKVDLSEKYKKLVLRIPNRGIDLLKKDKSRKRSYSPDGKESPSDKKSKTDGSQKTESTAEGKEQEEKSGEDGEKDTKDDQAEQEPNMLLESEDELLVDEEEAAALLESGSSVGDETDLANLGDVASDGKKEPSDKAVKKDANASASGAAKKKLKKRRFPGNMEGFVTLDEVGDEEDSELQKLRKSGMAFKSGDKNDDGLVEIKVDKIEELDQENEAALENGIKNEENTEPGAESAENADDPNKDTSENADGQSDENKEDYTIPDEYRIGPYQPNVPVEISE from the exons ATGTCCAAGTCATTCCAGCAGTCATCTCTCGGTAGGGACTCACAGGGTCATGGGCGTGACCTGTCTGCAGCAGGAATAggccttcttgctgctgctacccAGTCTTTAAGTATGCCAGCATCTCTTGGAAGGATGAACCAGGGTACTGCACGCCTTGCTAGTTTAATGAATCTTGGAATGAGTTCTTCATTGAATCAACAAGGAGCTCATAGTGCACTGTCTTCTGCTAGTACTTCTTCCCATAATTTGCAGTCTATATTTAACATTGGAAGTAGAGGTCCGCTCCCTTTGTCTTCTCAACACCGTGGAGATGCAGACCAGGCCAGTAACATTTTGGCCAGCTTTGGTCTGTCTGCTAGAGACTTAGATGAACTGAGTCGTTATCCAGAGGACAAGATTACTCCTGAGAATTTGCCCCAGATCCTTCTGCAGCTTAAAAGGAGGAGAACTGAAGAAGGCCCTACATTGAGTTATGGTAGAGATGGCAGATCTGCTACACGGGAGCCACCATACAGAGTACCTAGGGACGATTGGGAAGAAAAAAGGCACTTTAGAAGAGATAGTTTTGATGATCGTGGTCCTAGTCTCAACCCAGTGCTTGATTATGACCATGGAAGTCGTTCTCAAGAATCTGGTTATTATGACAGAATGGATTATGAAGATGACAGATTAAGAGATGGAGAAAGGTGTAGGGATGATTCTTTTTTTGGTGAGACATCGCATAACTATCATAAATTTGACAGTGAGTATGAGAGAATGGGACGTGGTCCTGGCCCCTTACAAGAGAGATCTCTCTTTGAGAAAAAGAGGGGCGCTCCTCCAAGTAGCAATATTGAAGACTTCCATGGACTCTTACCGAAGGGTTATCCCCATCTGTGCTCTATATGTGATTTGCCAGTTCATTCTAATAAG GAGTGGAGTCAACATATCAATGGAGCAAGTCACAGTCGTCGATGCCAGCTTCTTCTTGAAAT CTACCCAGAATGGAATCCTGACACTGATACAGGACATACAAT GGGTGATCCATTCATGTTGCAGCAGTCTACAAACCCAGCACCAGGAATTCTGGGACCTCCACCCCCATCATTTCATCTTGGGGGACCAGCAGTTGGACCAAGAGGAAATCTGG GTGCTGGAAATGGAAACCTGCAAGGACCAAGACACATGCAGAAAGGCAGAGTG GAAACTAGCCGAGTTGTTCACATCATGGATTTCCAGCGAGGGAAAAACTTGAGATATCAACTATTACAACTGGTGGAACCATTTGGAGTTATTTCAAATCATcttattctaaataaaattaatgag gcATTTATTGAAATGGCAACCACAGAAGATGCTCAGGCTGCAGTGGATTATTACACAACCACCCCAGCATTAGTATTTGGCAAGCCAGTGAGAGTTCATTTATCCCAGAAGTATAAGAGAATAAAG AAACCTGAGGGGAAGCCAGACCAGAAGTTTGATCAAAAACAAGAGCTTGGACGAGTGATACATCTCAGCAACTTACCTCATTCTGGCTATTCTGACAGTGCTGTCCTCAAGCTTGCTGAGCCTtatgggaaaataaagaattatataCTGATGAGGATGAAAAGTCAG GCCTTTATTGAGATGGAGACCAGAGAAGATGCAATGGCAATGGTTGACCACTGTTTGAAAAAGGCCCTTTGGTTTCAAGGGAGATGTGTAAAAGTTGACCtgtctgaaaaatacaaaaaattggTACTCAGG ATTCCCAACAGAGGCATTGACTTACTCAAAAAAGATAAATCCCG GAAAAGATCTTACTCtccagatggcaaagaatctccaAGTGATAAGAAATCCAAAACTGATGGTTCTCAGAAGACTGAAAGTACTGCTGAAGGTAAAGAACAAGAAGAGAAGTCAGGTGAAGATGGTGAAAAAGATACAAAGGATGACCAGGCAGAACAAGAGCCTAACATGCTTCTTGAATCTGAAGATGAGCTACTTGTAGATGAAGAAGAAGCAGCAGCACTGCTAGAAAGTGGCAGTTCAGTGGGAGATGAAACAGATCTTGCTAATTTAGGGGATGTGGCATCTGATGGGAAAAAAGAACCTTCAGACAAAGCTGTGAAAAAAGATGCAAATGCCAGTGCTTCTGGAGCTGCAAAGAAAAAGcttaaaaag CGTCGTTTCCCAGGGAATATGGAAGGTTTTGTCACTCTAGATGAGGTTGGTGATGAGGAAGATTCGGAACTTCAGAAACTTCGTAAATCGGGCATGGCATTTAAATCTGGTGACAAAAATGATGATGGTTTGGTTGAAATTAAGGTGGACAAGATCGAGGAACTTGACCAAGAAAATGAAGCAGCGTTggaaaatggaattaaaaatgaggaaaatacagAGCCAGGTGCTGAATCTGCTGAGAATGCTGATGATCCCAACAAAGATACAAGtgaaaatgcagatggccaaagtgATGAAAACAAGGAGGACTATACAATCCCAGATGAGTATAGAATTGGACCATATCAACCCAATGTTCCTGTTG aaatttcTGAATAA